A segment of the Oncorhynchus nerka isolate Pitt River unplaced genomic scaffold, Oner_Uvic_2.0 unplaced_scaffold_1311, whole genome shotgun sequence genome:
GCGAAGCACTGCCATCCATAAGAAATAGACCCGAGGAATACTCCAGCCATTCGGCATCAATCATGTCCAGTAGTTTAAGATTAAACATATATTAAAGTCGTTTTGACAATTCAATTAAGTTAACTGATGATTTCGAGAAATAAAACACTATTAATTCCtgattttgtaaaaaaaataataatatcggATGTACACAAAAGTAGTGCTGCATAAACAAACCTCTAAAGCGCTTCCTAAGAATCCAACGACAGCTGATAGGATCTACGCTCTTCTGCAGTCACACTCCGATAGAAAGCAAGTGAAGAGCAGCAAATATCGTGCAATAAGTCTATCTGCATAAAGATGGCATGTGAGCACAAAGGACTATTCTATACGGCAATACTACATTGACTCTCACCACTACTCTTTTTTTCCCAAGTACAATTTAACCAGTTGTTCAGAAACCGGTTTCCCGTTCGACCTATCTGTGGCATAAATTGACGTGCGGTGGCTATGGTTCTATGGTACTTTTAGTTAAATCCACACACGTCAGCAAACGATATATCTATACATCTGGGCACAGAGGGGTAATACAGAAATCTGCCATTTAAACGACATTATTTGTCTAATCTCAGCtgtaaatacacctctgctgatGTCAAAGCATAATATTCTTAATCATACAAACAATGAAGAAGCTAACGCTGCCAGCTGCAagactttctctcacacacacagctgggCCGATTTGGCTACAATGGGTGAATTGCCCTGCCCTGGTGGACTTGCAAGACATTCTGCACCACATTTTCAAACGAAGCAAGATATTTCAGGGTTGTTGTCGTCCTTTCTTATTTGACAGTGTAGATCAGTGCCCAAACCTATGTAATTCAATGGTATTCAGAGTAATGACACATTTGTAACATGTACCAGTAGGAGCTATTAAGCAACCTCTTAACTTGCAATGTGTCATACAATGACTCTCCCGCAATTGAAAATATTAGAATAAATtgcaagactagtcattcaactgagtgCTTTCCATTTCACACTTCCCACTGcttgcatctctctctcctcttttatcggctgccttcgatatgtgaaccatcagatcctcctctccaccctctccctcggGCCCATTAGttatcctacctgacaggtcgctcctaccaggttgCGAAAAATcttctccacaccacgtgctctcaacACTGGTGTCCCCCATGGCTCTGGATCTAGGCCCTGTTCATTCTGCTTTTTAAACtgggctctgtcataacctcacatggtctctcctatcattgcttgcagacgacacacaattaatcttctcctttccccctttctgatgaccaggtggcgaatcgcatctctgcatgtctggcagacatatccgtgtggatgacggatcaccacctcaagctgaagtATCGGTGGACGGAGTGCTCTTCACTCCTTTTAAACTGGGCATTATATCTTCCCTCACGGTTACAACTCCATTTTAAAACCCAACTCcttgatcctggacaacaccctgtgtTCACTAACTTTTAAACTGGGCATTTATTCACAcagcaggtcctaatccaggcacttgtcatctcccgtagGATTACTGCaatgttggctgggctccctgcctgtgccattaaacccctacaactcatccagaacgccgcagcccgtctggtattcaaccttcccaagttcttaaCGTCAcagctcctccgctccctccactggcttcaaGTTGAAgcctgcatccgctacaagaccatggtgcttgaaCGGAGctaggggaacggcacctcagtacctccaggctctgatcaggccctacacccaaacaagggcactgcgttcatccacatTTTGGCCaatcgcctccctaccactgaggaagtacagttgatttcagcccagtcaaaactgtttcaACCTGGCCCCcctggtggaacaaactccctcacaaaagtcaatcaccaccttccggagacacctgaaaccccacccttTAAGGTTTACCTAGGAtgggataaagtaatcctctcaccccctcccctgaaaagatttagtaaactgttccactggaggtcataaatgcaccaatttgtaaaagtcgctctggataagagcgtctgctaaatgacttaaatgtaaatgtaaatgtacaatgaCTTTCCAATTGAAAATATTAGAATAAATTGCAGTAGCATACAAGTTGTGCATTTCCATTTCACACTTCCCTCTGTTGCATTTTTAAAACCCAACTCCTTGAGTATGGTGGATGTGGGTGTTCACTGCTTTTTAAACTGGGCATTATATCCTTCCCTCTGTTGCATTTTTAAAACCCAACTCCTTGAGTATGGTGGATGTGGGTGTTCACTGCTTTTTAAACTGGGCATTATATCCTTCCCTGTTACATTTTTAAAACCCAACTCCTTGAGTATGGTGGATGTGGGTGTTCACTGCTTTTTAAACTGGGCATTTATTCAGAGATATTGACAGCTTCTTTGAAAATAggaacatatacagtgccttgcaaaaaaaaaaaaaaaaaaaaaaaacattttgtgcaCAACTCATGTCCTCGAGGCACTGCCCTTTTCAACCTGTATGAGAGAAGAGGAACAAAAGTGTATGCAAGCCCTGGTTTATTGTGAAAAAGACAAAGTAAAGACATCTTAACACACAACATGTTTTTAGAACATTTGAATAGCAGTAAATGTTTTGTGTTGAAATATTGTTAAAAAATGTTCAATTGGCTAGTTGACATAatcagttactggcccagcgAGTCACCTGAGTGAGCCTGAGTCACCTGAGTGAGCCATTATTCAGGATAGTGTCTCAAGTTAAGTTAAATatcaattgaaaaaaaaaaaaaaaaaaaaaaaaaagtcaagagTGAACATTATTACAAGAGTTAATATAAAACATGTTACACAGTCAATTAAAATACTAATAATTAAAACAAAAACACTTAAATATACAATTCTCCTGAAAAATGGTTCTGTTTCCCCATTTAGTCTCCACCATCCTGTTACTTGGAAACCTGAGGGTGGAAAGAGAAGAGGCCATGTTAAATAAACCAAAAAGATCTTTCAAATCACAAAAAAAAGTAGTTACTGGAGCCTGACCGATACAGTGCCAATCAGAAAATATTCaacatttggttgtgttacaagcctgaattcaaaatggattacatgacccctccccctctcatcgacacacaatagcccatggtgacaaagtgaaaacacgttTAGAAGTTTTTGCTCATTTATTTaacatgaaatacagaaatctaatttacatacatattaacagctgagtcaatactttgtggaAGCACGTTTGGAGGGAAATACAGCCTTGAGTCGTGTCGggtgtgtctgtatcagctttgagtcgtcttgggtgtgtctgtatcagcttAGAGTCGTGTCttgggtgtgtctgtatcagcttAGAGTCGTGTCttgggtgtgtctgtatcagcttAGAGTCGTGTCttgggtgtgtctgtatcagctttgagtcgtcttgggtgtgtctgtatcagcttAGAGTCGTGTCttgggtgtgtctgtatcagctttgagtcgtgtcttgggtgtgtctgtatcagctttgagtcgtgtcttgggtgtgtctgtatcagcttAGAGTCGTCttgggtgtgtctgtatcagcttAGAGTCGTGTCGggtgtgtctgtatcagctttgagtcgtgtCGGGTGTGTCTATATCGGCTTAGAGTCGTgtccttgcagattttctcaagttttcttaagttagatggggagtggcggtgaacagcaatcttcaagttttTCCACAGATTTTAAATGGGACTCAAGTCTacgccactcaaggactttcacattcttgttctgaagccattcaagcgttgctttggctgtatgcttggggtccttGTCCTGTTGAAACGTAAATCTTTGCTCCCAGTCTAAGGTTGTTtgcgctctgaagcaggttcttaTCACAGAttttcctgtatttggctccattcattgttccctctatccttaccagtctctgctgctgaaaagcatccccatagcatgacactgccaccaccatgcttcacagtagggaatGTGTTAAgacaggtgatgagctgtgcctgttTTATTCCAGACACTGATTTACATTCACGCCAAAGAGTTATATATTttatctcatcagaccacaggataTTTTGCCTTATGCTCTGTCTTTTACATGCCTTTTGCAAACACCAGGTCATGTACCTTTtcctcaggagtggcttccgtctggccactctcccataaagcccagattggtgaagtgctgtaaagactgttgtccttctgacaggttctcccatctcagccaagaaACTCTGTAGATCTGTtaagagtggtcattgggttctttcCCAATTGCTCAGTTAGGTCAGACAGCCAGCTCTAAgcagtctgggtagttccatattttttcaATTTCCTATGATGGAGACCACTTGGCTCATGGAAACTTCTTCAACACTCTAAACATGTTTTATACCCTTTCCCCCAGATAGAATTGTGATTAAGCATACAGTATATCTCAGAGCACTACGGACAGTTCTTTGGACTTCATGCTATAGTTTCTGCTCTGTCAACAGTGGGActttatgtacacacacacacagctgtgtttCTTTCTCAATCATGTCCACATGTAGACttcaaatcaagttgtagtgacaaacccaaggatgatcaaaggacaTTGGATGCAATTTGTAGCGTCATCgcaaagaggtgtgaatacttatgtaaatgagatatttcatcTTTCAATATATtttcaacatttaaaaaaaaaaaaaaaaacatgttttcactttgttatcatagggtattgtgtgtagataaatggattagaaaaaaaatacattaaatccattttaaattcagactggAACGCAAAATGTGTAATTAAgtcaaggggtaccagtaccttcACCGATATTGTCCTTTTTAACCGCTAAATCGGTACGGGCGGATGTTCACCGATATTGTCCTTTTTAACCGCTAAATCGGTACGGGCGGATGTTCACCGATATTGTCCTTTTTAACCGCTAAATCGGTACGGGCGGATGTTCACCGATATTGAATAAATAGAATGAGACGAGGGAATCTCATGCTGATCTGAACACCTGCAGCCATCTTTTGCATGCCATTATTATCGTCACAAAGTATGAAATCAACATTTGAAGTTATTGGACAATTGGTCTTTTGGATCGAAATGTCTGAGAATTCAGAGTAGAAAGATGACACGTTTTCATTTCCCACTCTAAAAAAAACACTATATATCAGCATCGGGAACTTTTGACACCCCAAAATCGTAatcggacccccccccccccccccaaaaaaaaacatatGGATCTGGTTCTAGTAGTTACAACCTGAAAACATACACAGTGTTGTTGACAAATATTGAACAGTTTAATTGGAAAAACCcttcgaacacacacacacctataggaGATGACAAAAACAAGCGAGAACGCTCAGTGGACTCCATGTTGATTACCTTTTAAGCAGAGCCCTGTTCCTCCTTGACCTTGTTCTCCGCCTCCATCTCCTCCACGCCAGCCTGGGTCATCAGGTCACCAATGTTCTTCTCCAGGTCATCGATGCGGCCACTCATCTCATCGAGTACTCTTGTCAAGGAAGTGGGAACAACATTCAGGTACCATGCCTACTATACAAAATATCCCAAACTCCTATCCATAGAACTATGTAGTACCAATCCCTTTGGCCCAATCTGTCTGCTTGTTACAGCGGTCCATCAGTAATACAACGCCGATATTAATGTTCTATATTTGGAAATGTTAGCAAAAAGTtgaacatttcactgttagtctacaactgttgtttattaagaagcatgtgacaaatacaaggGATTGATTTACACAATTGCTTCAAACCCGGGCTGACAAAACCTCCAGGATTGAGTGCATTACATGTATCTGAATGATCAAGTCATTGATATCATTAGACTACGCTATGAGCAATCCAATTCAATTGTAacattgtaataataataataattgtaaacGGTGTCATTCTAAAAGTCTGTCTTTGATAGCATTGGAATTGTGAAAAATAGCATTGAAATTGTGAAAAATAGCATTGAAATGGTAAAAAGCAGGATATTTCTTCCAATGATCTGGTCTGACATGGTCTGGAATTTATCCTGCATCTGCTGCAGCAATGTCTGGACCtgtaagagaggaggacagaacatGTAATCACTGTTTGTTGCAATGTGTGGGTGGACACGTTTATATCCTGTAGCATAGCAGAATCGTATTGCATGCATGCATACTATTGAACTTTGTGGGCGTTGAAGCTGCCTCTGATGCCTACACCGCTGATACCATGGAAACCATGGGGATTTGCAGTTTTGtcgtcaaaaaaaaaaaaaaagtcaagcTTTACAAGCCGGGAACACAATTACGTTTAGCCATCTATCACCCATCTATCAGTTACATTTCAATAATAatagctgtagctagctagctaaacaggaCTAAAACAAAAGGTAATGTAGCTAAACAGAATTTGACTGCAACTATTTcattgagataaaaaaaaaaagttaatgtTCCTGCAAAAACGATTGGGGGAGAAAACagtaactttagccagttagttaACCTgctagctaacgctagctagTTCTCAGGTTTTCAAATGGGACAGGATATGGCAAGGATTTGGGACTAATAATAAGACTCACCACCCCAGTCAGGTCCTGTACAGATTTCGGATCCTGGATCTCTGACATTGCACTAAATTCGTGGCGCTGCTGTACTTATAAACCACTGGCTCGTCCGAGACGTCTTCTTCCTTCTCTGCAGTCGAAGCGAAACAACCTTGAATGATTGAGGGAATTATTTTACACTGGCCTGGGTTGAACCGGGCAATGGCCGTTTACCTCATCGGGCAAAAACGGAGAGGGAGGAGCGCACTTCTCAAATAGGACAGTAATCTGCACCGCTTTGTCctgttgtcaacaaggcagcatggtgCATCGTCTAGAAACAGATAAAGCGTTTTTCTTTAAATCAAAAGCAATCACATGGAAAAATACATACTCTAACTAATTACTACACGTGCTTGATTACCAAACTTTTGTCTTGAGCCGATTTCGCAACCGGGCGGTCAGAGCATGGCACCTGGCTCATGCCCATAAAGCCCGGTTCCAAATGCATTCAACTTTGAGCCGGTGTAAAACACGCTAACACGGGCGCCAGAACGAGATAAAACGAATCCCTCACTGACGAGCTACAGACCCCCCAACGAGTAAACAGTGAAGCATGCGCATGATAAATCTCGCGAGTTTACCAAAACGGGAAACGAGCAAAAGGTATTGATCAGAAGCGTTTATAATATAATGCAACACCATTAGTGAGTATTTGGAAGAAATAGAGCAGAACCTGGAACATGATGCATGGCGAACAAGCATTTCGTAGGAAATATATATTTCAAAGGAAATTGCATCCTCCTCGATTTGGTTTATGAAACCAAATTTATTTAATCGCCATTCATTTTCTGTCGGTTGAATTCACTCAACTCTTGACTTTTTCTTCTCCAGGCTTTGATTAACAAAAGCCTCCCTGTCATATAGGTAGGTTGGCTACAGTCCGTTTTTATTTCTCACCTCGTGTTGATTTTGTAATTCGTGCCAGAATACGGGCTCAGCAGAAGTTTCAGCTTTGAAATAGGTTACAGTTTACCGTCTGACTGATTGGCAGTTAAAAAAGTAAATAAACAAAACTACAACAACATCTTACAGATTCTGTTTAGGGCCTACCTATATGCGCTATTGAACTAACGGAACTAAAGTCTGACGTTATGTTCGGTGCATTGGATCAGAGCCTACTGGTGGAAAGCTGTGCTGTGGTGTCCTATTCGTTGTGAGAGACATGGACAACAGACTGGGTCTgggtgatgaagaggagggagatGTGGGGACCCTGTGGCACTCTTTGGACTGGCTGACGTCCTGTGTGAtggtggctggaggggctctgCCCTACGCCTCACAGTACCAGCAGATCCTTCGGACCAAGAACACAGACGGCTTCTCTACACGCGTCTGCCTGGTTCTGCTGGTCGCTAACATCCTCCGCATCCTCTTCTGGCGAGTGGGTTTGGGGGTAAGGTTTACCTGGAGGTAATGCAGTGTCAGGTTTTCCgctaatgtgtgtgtatgtgtgtctgtttgtttgtttgtgtgtatgtgtgtgcgtctgcctgtttgtttgtgtgtgtgtgtgtgtatgtgtgtgcgtctgcctgtttgtttgtgtgtgtgtgcgcatctgcctgtttgtttgtgtgtgtgtgtgtatgtttgtgtgtgcatctgcctgtttgtgtgtgtgtgtgcgcgtctgcctgtttgtttgtgtgtgtgtatgtttgtgtgagcgtctgcctgtttgtgtgtgtgtgtgtgtatgtttgtgtgcgtctgcctgtttgtgtgtgtgtgcgtctgcctgtttgtttgtgcgtgtgtgtgtgtgtgtgtgtgtgtgtgtgtgtgtgtatgtttgtgtgtgttttcacaCCTGCAGGTTTGGGAAGCAGTTTGAGGTGACTCTGCTCCTGCAGAGTGTGGTGATGATTCTCACCATGCTGGTGATGCTCAACCTCTGCTGCTCTGTACAGAACACCAACCGTATCAGCACCAAACAGCACCACATCACAGGTAACAGCAACCATATAGCACCCGTAGAATAACTATCTAACAGCCATCTGACTTCGGCTCCAGGCGTTTGGTTACGTTGAAAGATGATAGCAAAGGCTAACAACATCCTTTTAAAAACCATAAGACCGCCATCTATCACCCATCTatgcaccatttaataacaatcCAGCCACATCTGCAGCTGTTCTATTGGTTTACCACTAGAGGGAGATATTGGGGAGGAAAGAGGAAACAAAAACCTTCCATTATTTaccttctgtctgtgtctctgtctgtctgtctctctctttctctctgtctgtatctatgtctctctgtctgtatctctgtctctctgtctgtatctctgtctgtgtctgtctctctgtctgtatctctgtctgtatctctgtctctgtgtctatgtctctctgtctgtgtctctgtctgtctctctctttc
Coding sequences within it:
- the LOC115126561 gene encoding heat shock factor-binding protein 1-like, whose amino-acid sequence is MSEIQDPKSVQDLTGVVQTLLQQMQDKFQTMSDQIIGRIDEMSGRIDDLEKNIGDLMTQAGVEEMEAENKVKEEQGSA